AGAGAGGAGAGAGGAGAGAGGAGAAAGGAGAGAGGAGAGAGGAGAGAGGAGAGAGAAAAAATTAAAAAAACCTTGATCTCTCCATTCTCCTCTCTCCTTTCTCCTCTCTCATTTCAACGCAAGGGGTACCGCTTGAATATCTCCTCTGATCTCAGCAATATGTCAATGTATTGAGCCCTTTTATAGGCGAAGGGGTCTTTGATGCGTTTTTTGGAAAGTTTGCCGCGAAAATCATCCAGCTTCTGATAGTGCTTGTCCTGCATCCATTCCTGGATATCTGTGAGCATGGTGCGGATATATTCGATCTGGTTCTTGTACAGCGTGCTGACCACCTGGACGCAGTCGGCACCGGCAAGCAGCATTGTGAGGACGTCTTCTCCGGTGAGGATGCCGGTGTTGGCGCAAATGCTGGCATTGACGTTTCCGTAAAGCAGTCCTGCAAACCGCAGGGCGATCCGGCTGTCCTGTTGGTGACTGAGGTTATAGGGAAAATAGTTCTCCTCAAGGTCAATGTCAATGTCGGGCTGGAACAACCGGTTGAAAAGAACCACACCGTCAGCGCCGGCTTCATCCATCTTTTTGATGACATACAGTGGATTCGTATAGAACGGGCTCAGTTTCACCGCCACCGGGATGGATACTGCTTTTTTGACTTCTTTAAGGATCGTGATTTGTTCATCCGTGATGACTACCTCACTTTTATTGAAGTCCAGGGGTACGGAATAAAAGTTGAGTTCCAGGCCATCCACGCCTGTATCAGTCAACTGTTCAGCGTATTCCACCCAGGTTTCTTTATAGACTGCATTCAGGCTTGCAAACAGTGGTATCGAAAGCACTTTACGGGCCTTGCGCAGATTCATCAGGAATTCCTTCGGGCCCGCGTGCTCAATGTCCGGGAAAAGGGTGGTCATTTCGGCATGCCGCTCCGAATATTCATCCAGGGCTTCCGACAGGGCAAGATTCTCCAGCTGGACCTGCTCTTCAAAAAGCGACTTATAGACGATCGCAGCGGCTCCGGCTTCCTCCATCTGCTTCAGATGCAGCTCGTCCAGTACCAGGTTCGAGGCCCCCACAATGATGGGATTTTTAAGCTCGATGCCCATATAATGCGTTCTCAGATCACTCATAGGTTGTGTTGTTTGTGTTGGATTGGTTCAGTCAAGAATCCTGATTTTTTGGAAATTAAGGAAGTCATAAAAGCTGATTCCTGCGTGACAAAAGTACAATTTTTTTTATTTTATCCGGAAGATGGCTCCAATCTAAAATGATTTTAAATAAAGATCCTCTCCTTTAAATGAGATGGTTTTATTTACCCAATTCATTTTAATTTCATAATTTCGCACCGGCAAAAAATGTCTGCAAATCGTTTGTAAATAAGACATTTATACATTAACAACAATTCATATAGTTATGACGAATAAAAAGCGATTTATCACCTGCGACGGGAACATGGCAGCATCCCATATTGCCTACATGTTCAGTGAAGTGGCCTGTATTTATCCGATCACTCCTTCATCAACGATGGCTGAATACATTGACGAATGGGCTGCACATGGAAGAACGAATATCTTTGGTGAGGTAGTGCGTGTCAAGGAGATGCAGTCAGAAGGTGGTGCGGCGGGGGCCATGCACGGTTCGTTGCAGGCAGGTGCCCTGACCTCGACGTTTACTGCGTCACAGGGACTCTTACTGATGATACCCAATATGTATAAAATATCGGGAGAGCTCCTTCCCGGAGTCTTTCACGTGAGTGCCCGTACTCTGGCTACCCACGCACTTTCGATCTTTGGCGACCACAGCGACGTGTATGCCGTCCGCCAGTCAGGCTTTGCCCTGCTGGCCAGCGGAAGCATCCAGCAGATCATGGACCTGGCAGCCGTGGCGCATCTGACGGCCATCCGCACACGGATCCCCTTCCTGCATTTTTTCGACGGATTCCGTTCCTCACACGAATTACAGAAAATCGAAGCACTTGAAAAAGAACACCTTGCACCCCTGGTCGATCAGGAACAACTTAAAGCATTCCGCCTGCGCTCGTTGAATCCGGAAAATCCGGTCACCCGTGGTACGGCACAGAATCCTGACATCTTCTTCCAGGCCAGGGAAGCTTCCAATCCGTTCTATGAACCGGTGGCAGATGTCGTGGATGCCTATATGCAGGAAATCTTTAAGCTCACAGGCCGCGAGTACCATCCCTTTACTTACTATGGAGCTCCCGATGCGGAACATATCATCGTGGCCATGACCACCGTGACTGAAACGACCCGGGAAGTTGTCGATTTCCTAATGGCCAAAGGCGAAAAGGTGGGCCTGATCACCTGCCACCTCTACCGGCCTTTCTCGGAAAAGTATTTCTTCAAGGTTTGTCCAAAAACGGTAAAGCGCATTGCCGTCCTCGACCGTTCAAAAGAAGTCGGGGCAACGGGTGACCCCCTCTATCTCGATGTAAAGGAAATATTTTATGATAAGGAGAACAGGCCGCTGATCGTCGGCGGACGTTACGGTTTGAGCTCAAAGGACACAACGCCGGCGCACGTTCTTTCCGTTTTTGAAAACCTCAAGCAACCCAATCCCCGGAATGGATTCACCATCAGCATCAAGGATGATGTGACGCATCTGTCGCTGCCCCTTCTTCCTGAAATCAGCCTGGCGCCGAAAGGAACCTTTGAGGCTAAATTCTATGGCATCGGATCCGACGGAACCGTGACTGCCAACAAAAACTCCATCAAGATCATTGGAGATACAACCAATAAATACTGCCAGGCCTATTTTGCCTATGACTCGAGAAAATCCGGTGGTGTTACGACCTCCCATCTGCGCTTTGGGGATCAGCCCATACGCTCCACCTATCTGGTCAATACCCCTGATTTTGTTGCCTGTCACGTTCCCGCTTACCTCGACAAATACGACATGCTGAAGGGGCTTAAAAAAGGTGGGACGTTCCTGCTGAACAGCATATGGGATGAAGAAGAGACAAAGGCTCACCTACCCAATCACATAAAGAAATATATGGCTGATCACCAGATCCAGTTCTATGTCATCAATGCCACGAAGGTTGCTGAAGAGATAGGCCTGGGAGGCCGCACCAATTCGATCATGCAATCGGCGTTCTTCAGGATATCCGGCGTAGTTCCTTATGAGGATGCGGTTAGTGACATGAAAAGAGCCATCATCAAGTCGTTCAGCAGCAAAGGAGAAGAGGTGGTGAACATGAATTTCGCGGCGATCGAACGGGGAGGTGACGTGACAAAGATCGAGGTCCCTGCTGAATGGTCAAAGCTGCCGGTCGATGGTGGGCAAAAGCAGGAAGATTTGCCGGAATTCATCCATGAGGTGGCCAATCCGATCAATGCCATGAAGGGCGACGATCTTCCCGTGAGCGCCTTTGTTGGCAGGGAAGACGGTACGTTCCCTCCGGGAACGGCTGCCTATGAAAAAAGGGGAACGGCTGTCAATGTCCCGCAATGGATCCCTGAGAATTGCATCCAGTGCAATCAGTGCTCCTATGTGTGCCCCCACGCCTGCATCCGGCCTTTCCTTCTGGATGAGAAAGAGATGAAGAATCTGCCGGAAGGTACGGCCACGTTAAAGGCGATACCCAAGACCTACGAAGGACTGCAGTACAGGCTTCAGCTTTCGCCGCTCGACTGTACCGGATGCGCCAATTGCGCCGAGGTTTGTCCTGCAAAAGAACCGGCCCTGGTGATGAAACCGCTGGAAACCCAGTTTGGGGAAATCAACCGCTGGAACTACCTGGAAGCAAACGTTTCCTACAAGGATCATCTTGCTGAAAAAGATAAGAGCGTGAAAAACAGCCAGTTTGCGCAACCTTTGTTCGAGTTTTCGGGCGCCTGCGCCGGCTGTGGCGAAACGCCCTACGTGAAACTGATCACACAGCTTTACGGCGAACGCATGATGGTCGCCAACGCCACCGGCTGCTCATCCATCTGGGGAGGATCTGCACCCTCGATGCCCTACACCACCCATAAGGTGTCGGGCTTTGGACCGGCTTGGGCCAACTCTTTGTTTGAGGATAATGCTGAGTATGGATTCGGGATGGTGACGGCCCTGGGGAAGATCCGTGAGCGGATGGCCAGGCTGATGTCCGAAAACGGAAAAACCTTGCCGGAACCCCTCAGGGAACTTTTTGCCCAGTGGATCGAATGGAAGGATGATGCACTGAAATCACGTGAGATCACCGGTCAGATCCTTCCCTTGCTCAAGAAGGAATCCAATCCGGTTGCAAAAGAATTGTATGACCTGAAACACTACCTGGTCAAAAAATCGGTCTGGGTCATCGGTGGCGACGGATGGGCTTACGACATTGGCTATGGCGGACTTGACCACGTGCTGGCATCGGGTGATGATATCAATGTACTGGTTCTCGATACGGAGGTATATTCCAACACAGGCGGACAGGCTTCCAAATCCACTCCGGTGGCAGCTGTAGCCAAATTTGCAGCCTCGGGTAAAAAGATCAGGAAGAAAGACCTGGGTGCAATGGCCATGAACTATGGATACGTCTACGTCGCCCAGATCGCGATGGGGGCAAACCAGTCCCAGACATTGCGGGCCATCCGCGAAGCGGAGGCATACCCCGGTCCTTCCCTGATCATCGCCTATGCACCGTGTATCAATCACGGTCTGCGCGCAGGAATGAACAAGACCCAGGAAGAAGAAAAGAGGGCCGTGGAAGCCGGCTACTGGCAACTGTACCGCTTTAATCCCCTGCTGGAAAAAGAAGGTAAAAATCCGTTCCAGCTGGATTCCAAGGAACCCGACTGGTCCAAATTCCAGGATTTCCTGAACGGAGAGGTCCGTTATACGTCCCTGAGGCTTGCCTTCCCTGAAGAAGCAGTTGTCCTGTTCAAGGAAGCAGAAAGAAATGCCCGCTGGCGGTATAAGAGCTATGTGAGGATGGCATCCATGGATTGGTCAGATGTTAACCAATAATACCATTATATGAAAAGATCAATTTTATTAGGGCTCACCGCCATTGGTTTGCTGATCGCTTATGTCTCCCTTACTTCGCCTGATGGATCGGCCGGGAGCATACGAAGTGAGGAAACCGTTTTCCCGGAAAATGTCGCTCAGATTCTTCAACTTTCATGTTATGATTGCCATACCTCGGCATCCAAAAACATCAAAGCAAAAGCCAAACTGAATT
The window above is part of the Bacteroidales bacterium genome. Proteins encoded here:
- a CDS encoding heme-binding domain-containing protein encodes the protein MKRSILLGLTAIGLLIAYVSLTSPDGSAGSIRSEETVFPENVAQILQLSCYDCHTSASKNIKAKAKLNFDNWIEFTEVKKVGAMDEICSEITKGDMPPGKYLSKHPDRKLTPEQITLVCNWTDEESRKLMGEKEE
- a CDS encoding dihydroorotate dehydrogenase-like protein, translated to MSDLRTHYMGIELKNPIIVGASNLVLDELHLKQMEEAGAAAIVYKSLFEEQVQLENLALSEALDEYSERHAEMTTLFPDIEHAGPKEFLMNLRKARKVLSIPLFASLNAVYKETWVEYAEQLTDTGVDGLELNFYSVPLDFNKSEVVITDEQITILKEVKKAVSIPVAVKLSPFYTNPLYVIKKMDEAGADGVVLFNRLFQPDIDIDLEENYFPYNLSHQQDSRIALRFAGLLYGNVNASICANTGILTGEDVLTMLLAGADCVQVVSTLYKNQIEYIRTMLTDIQEWMQDKHYQKLDDFRGKLSKKRIKDPFAYKRAQYIDILLRSEEIFKRYPLR
- the nifJ gene encoding pyruvate:ferredoxin (flavodoxin) oxidoreductase, with amino-acid sequence MTNKKRFITCDGNMAASHIAYMFSEVACIYPITPSSTMAEYIDEWAAHGRTNIFGEVVRVKEMQSEGGAAGAMHGSLQAGALTSTFTASQGLLLMIPNMYKISGELLPGVFHVSARTLATHALSIFGDHSDVYAVRQSGFALLASGSIQQIMDLAAVAHLTAIRTRIPFLHFFDGFRSSHELQKIEALEKEHLAPLVDQEQLKAFRLRSLNPENPVTRGTAQNPDIFFQAREASNPFYEPVADVVDAYMQEIFKLTGREYHPFTYYGAPDAEHIIVAMTTVTETTREVVDFLMAKGEKVGLITCHLYRPFSEKYFFKVCPKTVKRIAVLDRSKEVGATGDPLYLDVKEIFYDKENRPLIVGGRYGLSSKDTTPAHVLSVFENLKQPNPRNGFTISIKDDVTHLSLPLLPEISLAPKGTFEAKFYGIGSDGTVTANKNSIKIIGDTTNKYCQAYFAYDSRKSGGVTTSHLRFGDQPIRSTYLVNTPDFVACHVPAYLDKYDMLKGLKKGGTFLLNSIWDEEETKAHLPNHIKKYMADHQIQFYVINATKVAEEIGLGGRTNSIMQSAFFRISGVVPYEDAVSDMKRAIIKSFSSKGEEVVNMNFAAIERGGDVTKIEVPAEWSKLPVDGGQKQEDLPEFIHEVANPINAMKGDDLPVSAFVGREDGTFPPGTAAYEKRGTAVNVPQWIPENCIQCNQCSYVCPHACIRPFLLDEKEMKNLPEGTATLKAIPKTYEGLQYRLQLSPLDCTGCANCAEVCPAKEPALVMKPLETQFGEINRWNYLEANVSYKDHLAEKDKSVKNSQFAQPLFEFSGACAGCGETPYVKLITQLYGERMMVANATGCSSIWGGSAPSMPYTTHKVSGFGPAWANSLFEDNAEYGFGMVTALGKIRERMARLMSENGKTLPEPLRELFAQWIEWKDDALKSREITGQILPLLKKESNPVAKELYDLKHYLVKKSVWVIGGDGWAYDIGYGGLDHVLASGDDINVLVLDTEVYSNTGGQASKSTPVAAVAKFAASGKKIRKKDLGAMAMNYGYVYVAQIAMGANQSQTLRAIREAEAYPGPSLIIAYAPCINHGLRAGMNKTQEEEKRAVEAGYWQLYRFNPLLEKEGKNPFQLDSKEPDWSKFQDFLNGEVRYTSLRLAFPEEAVVLFKEAERNARWRYKSYVRMASMDWSDVNQ